One Flavobacterium sp. 90 DNA segment encodes these proteins:
- a CDS encoding glycoside hydrolase family 3 C-terminal domain-containing protein — protein MKNLILHIVFIFSINLVLSQQKQYPFQNPKLDTEKRIDDLLSLMTLDEKVQALSTNPSVKRLGVVGTGHVEGLHGLALGGPGEWGGKNKQPVTTTTFPQAYGLGEMWDVELLQKVAQVEGYETRYAFQKYHRGGLVVRAPNADIARDPRWGRTEESYGEDAFFNGKMTVAFVKGLQGNNPKYWQTASLMKHFLANSNEDGRTYTSSDFDERLWREYYSLPFQMGVVEGGSRAYMASYNKVNGIPAMVHPMLKDITQKEWGQNGIICTDGGAFRLLLSDHKYYADQYLGAAAAIKAGINQFLDEYTEGIYGALSHGYLKEKDIDAVIRGDYRVMIQLGMLDTSEENPYSKIGTKNDKIDPWKTEAHKKIALEATQKSIVLLKNENGLLPLQKDKLKTIAIIGLRADEVLLDWYSGTPPYTITPLQGIKNKLGNNVEILYAKNNIDGKAVDIAKKADAVIVIVGNHPVCNAGWANCPVPSEGKEAVDRQSLTLEQEDLIKVVYQANPKTVVTLISSFPYAINWTQEHVPAILHMAQNSQETGTALADVLFGDYNPAGRLTQTWVKDITDLPELLDYNIRNGRTYMYFKGKPLYAFGHGLSYTTFKYNSIESNSDIITKNGEVKVTVSITNTGNKDGDEVIQLYVKQLNSKVERPEKELKAFQRVFFKAGETKNVSLILKAKDLEYWNTAKQQFELENNTMEIQLGNASDNILLNKKINVK, from the coding sequence ATGAAAAACCTCATTCTGCATATTGTTTTTATTTTTTCGATCAATTTGGTGTTGTCGCAGCAAAAGCAATATCCTTTTCAGAATCCTAAATTAGATACTGAAAAGCGTATTGATGATTTGTTATCGTTGATGACGCTTGACGAGAAAGTTCAGGCTTTAAGCACAAATCCATCTGTAAAAAGATTGGGAGTTGTAGGTACAGGTCATGTAGAAGGATTGCACGGTTTGGCACTTGGCGGACCCGGAGAATGGGGCGGAAAAAACAAACAACCCGTTACAACCACAACTTTTCCTCAGGCTTATGGTTTGGGAGAAATGTGGGATGTAGAATTACTTCAAAAAGTCGCACAAGTCGAAGGATATGAAACCCGTTATGCTTTTCAGAAATACCATCGTGGCGGATTAGTCGTTCGTGCTCCAAATGCAGATATTGCAAGAGATCCGCGTTGGGGACGTACCGAAGAAAGTTACGGAGAAGATGCTTTTTTTAACGGAAAAATGACCGTTGCATTTGTAAAAGGATTGCAGGGAAATAATCCAAAATATTGGCAAACGGCTTCGCTGATGAAACATTTTCTAGCCAATAGTAATGAAGACGGAAGAACGTATACATCATCTGATTTTGATGAAAGACTTTGGCGCGAATATTATTCTTTACCTTTTCAAATGGGCGTTGTCGAAGGAGGTTCCCGCGCTTATATGGCGTCATATAATAAAGTAAACGGAATTCCGGCAATGGTTCACCCGATGCTAAAAGACATTACCCAAAAAGAATGGGGACAAAACGGAATTATCTGTACAGATGGAGGCGCATTCAGATTGTTGCTTTCAGATCATAAATATTATGCAGATCAATATCTTGGCGCTGCAGCAGCTATAAAAGCAGGAATTAATCAGTTTTTGGATGAATATACAGAAGGAATTTACGGAGCGCTTTCGCACGGATATTTAAAAGAAAAAGATATAGATGCCGTTATTCGCGGTGATTACAGAGTTATGATTCAATTAGGAATGTTGGATACTTCAGAAGAAAATCCGTATTCTAAAATTGGAACAAAAAACGATAAAATCGATCCGTGGAAAACCGAAGCACATAAAAAAATAGCTCTCGAAGCAACACAAAAATCTATCGTTTTACTTAAAAATGAGAATGGATTATTGCCTTTACAAAAAGACAAATTAAAAACAATTGCCATAATCGGTCTACGTGCAGATGAAGTTCTTCTGGATTGGTACAGCGGAACTCCACCTTATACAATTACACCTTTGCAGGGAATTAAAAATAAATTAGGCAACAATGTTGAAATTCTTTACGCTAAAAACAACATTGACGGAAAAGCAGTTGATATTGCCAAAAAAGCCGACGCTGTAATTGTTATTGTCGGAAACCATCCGGTTTGTAATGCGGGTTGGGCAAATTGTCCAGTTCCTAGTGAAGGCAAAGAAGCTGTCGATCGTCAATCGCTGACTTTAGAACAAGAAGATTTGATTAAAGTTGTCTATCAAGCCAATCCTAAAACCGTTGTAACGTTGATTAGCAGTTTTCCATATGCGATAAACTGGACGCAAGAACACGTTCCGGCAATTTTGCATATGGCACAAAATAGTCAGGAAACCGGAACAGCTTTAGCCGATGTTTTATTTGGAGATTATAATCCTGCCGGACGTTTGACGCAAACTTGGGTAAAAGACATTACTGATTTACCGGAATTATTAGATTATAATATTCGCAATGGCAGAACTTATATGTATTTCAAAGGAAAACCATTGTATGCTTTTGGCCACGGATTGAGTTATACCACTTTCAAATACAATTCAATAGAAAGCAATTCAGACATAATCACTAAAAATGGCGAAGTAAAAGTTACTGTTTCTATTACAAATACAGGAAATAAAGACGGAGACGAAGTGATTCAATTGTATGTAAAACAATTAAATTCAAAAGTAGAACGTCCTGAAAAAGAATTAAAAGCATTTCAAAGAGTTTTCTTTAAAGCCGGAGAAACGAAGAATGTTTCACTAATTTTAAAAGCCAAAGATTTAGAATATTGGAATACAGCCAAACAGCAATTTGAATTAGAAAACAATACCATGGAAATTCAGTTGGGAAATGCTTCGGATAATATTCTTTTGAATAAAAAAATAAACGTAAAATAA
- a CDS encoding glycoside hydrolase has product MKRNLTLLFILLSLFNVKLFGQNATAENRIIKVDYNKTSGALNTMFKECIGAGRANEGLRADWQQQLAMTKKECDFKYIRMHGLLTDDMAVYREDSKGNPEYNYQYIDALYDFLISIKMKPFVELGFMPSALASGSQTIFWWKGNVTPPKDYKKWEDLIRNLTQHFTERYGAEEVKTWYFEVWNEPNLSPGFWTGTQAEYFKLYEYAARGIKSVNPAYKVGGPATAGAAWVPETIDFCAKNNVPLDFISTHTYGVKQGFLDEFGTSGTILNKDENSISGDVINSRKQISNSAKPNLELHYTEWSTSYTPADPVHDSYHSAAYILQKLKQVGNAANSMSYWVFTDIFEEAGPRFTPFHGGFGLLNTQGIKKPAYFSYSFLNKLGETELQNKDTSSWATKNSKGNVQLLFWDFTNTHPGDSINNQTYYIKDLPSKPKGSVKIEIGGLQKGNYKLEIYKVGYKVNDAYADYLALGKPSQLTKEQVKSIKEKNNGDLVATEKITINANGTFSKDYKINENDVVLFNFVKL; this is encoded by the coding sequence ATGAAAAGAAATCTAACCTTACTATTTATTTTACTAAGTCTATTCAATGTCAAATTGTTTGGACAAAATGCTACTGCTGAAAACCGAATCATAAAAGTAGATTACAATAAAACTTCGGGCGCATTAAATACAATGTTCAAAGAATGCATTGGCGCCGGAAGAGCAAACGAAGGTTTACGTGCCGATTGGCAACAGCAATTGGCAATGACCAAAAAAGAATGCGACTTTAAATACATCCGAATGCACGGTTTATTGACCGATGATATGGCAGTTTATCGTGAAGATTCAAAAGGAAATCCAGAATACAATTACCAATATATCGACGCTTTGTATGATTTTTTAATCAGCATAAAAATGAAACCTTTTGTCGAATTAGGATTTATGCCATCAGCTTTGGCAAGCGGAAGTCAGACTATTTTTTGGTGGAAAGGAAATGTTACACCTCCAAAAGATTATAAAAAATGGGAAGATTTAATTCGGAATTTAACTCAGCATTTCACAGAACGTTACGGAGCCGAAGAAGTAAAAACATGGTATTTTGAAGTTTGGAACGAACCGAATTTATCTCCGGGTTTCTGGACAGGAACTCAGGCCGAATATTTCAAATTATATGAATACGCAGCGCGCGGAATAAAAAGCGTAAATCCAGCTTATAAAGTTGGTGGGCCAGCAACAGCGGGAGCAGCGTGGGTTCCCGAAACAATCGATTTTTGTGCTAAAAACAATGTTCCGTTAGATTTTATTTCGACACATACATATGGAGTAAAACAAGGTTTTCTGGACGAATTTGGAACTTCAGGAACAATCCTGAATAAAGATGAAAATAGTATAAGTGGAGATGTAATCAACTCTCGCAAACAAATTTCAAATTCGGCTAAGCCAAATCTTGAATTACATTATACAGAATGGAGCACATCATATACTCCGGCAGATCCTGTTCACGACAGTTATCATTCCGCAGCTTATATTCTTCAAAAATTAAAACAAGTTGGCAATGCGGCGAATTCAATGTCATATTGGGTTTTCACCGATATTTTTGAAGAAGCGGGACCAAGATTCACGCCTTTTCACGGAGGTTTCGGATTATTGAATACGCAAGGAATTAAAAAACCGGCTTATTTCTCGTATTCATTTCTGAATAAATTAGGAGAAACAGAACTTCAAAATAAAGACACGTCTTCATGGGCAACTAAAAACTCAAAAGGAAATGTCCAGTTGTTATTTTGGGATTTTACCAATACACATCCGGGAGATTCGATAAATAATCAAACTTATTATATCAAGGATTTGCCATCAAAACCAAAAGGAAGTGTAAAAATAGAAATTGGAGGTTTACAAAAAGGAAATTATAAGTTAGAAATATATAAAGTAGGTTATAAAGTTAATGATGCTTACGCCGATTATTTGGCTTTAGGAAAACCAAGTCAGTTAACAAAAGAACAAGTAAAAAGTATCAAAGAAAAGAATAATGGCGATTTGGTTGCAACCGAAAAAATCACCATTAATGCAAACGGAACATTTAGCAAAGACTATAAAATCAATGAAAATGATGTTGTCTTATTCAATTTTGTAAAACTTTAA
- a CDS encoding glycoside hydrolase family 3 C-terminal domain-containing protein, which translates to MKNKIIYLSVALAFAAFTSCKKDAQSSVSDADNSVQKEYQGKEIGSEYDAEIDKLISQMTIEEKIGMLHGNSMFTSGGVKRLGIPELKMADGPLGVREEISRDNWAPAGLTNDFATYYPAGGGLAATWNAEMAYTFGNSVGQELRARDKDMLLSPAINMVRTPLGGRTYEYMSEDPFLNKKIAVPLIVGLQDNDVMACVKHFAANNQETNRDFVDVQIDERTLREIYLPAFEASIKEAHAYAVMGAYNKFRGEYLCENDYMLNKVLRDEWGFKGVVVSDWAAVHSTVKSLESGLDIEMGTPKPFNEFFLADKLIAAAKNKEISEAEINLHVKRILRTLFQVKAMGSQSKDRVKGSISTEAHYQDAYKIAAEDIVLLKNENNALPLKLDGVKSIAVIGNNATKKNALGGFGAGVKTKREITPLEGLKNRLPSSIKINYAEGYLERYDVKNKGKLGDITLNGPVTIDQLDPAKVLEAVEAAKKSDVAIIFAGSNRDYETEASDRRNLKLPFGQEELIQKVLAVNPRTIVVMIAGAPFDIDAVSKKTSALVWSWFNGSEGGNALADVILGKVNPSGKLPWTMPKNIMDSPAHATNSFPGGKTVNYAEGILIGYRWFDTKNITPLYPFGYGLSYTTFAFDNAKADKTSYAQNETISVSVDVKNTGKVDGKEVVQLYTSKSDSKITRAAQELKGFQKTLVKAGSSNTVTIKIPVKELAYYDVTAKKWTIEPGKYTLKLGNSSRDIKKEISVTIK; encoded by the coding sequence ATGAAAAACAAAATTATATACCTGTCAGTAGCATTGGCTTTTGCAGCGTTTACTTCTTGTAAAAAAGACGCTCAAAGTTCAGTTTCTGATGCTGATAATTCAGTTCAGAAAGAATATCAAGGAAAAGAAATTGGATCAGAATATGATGCCGAAATAGATAAGCTGATTTCTCAAATGACGATTGAGGAAAAAATTGGAATGTTGCACGGAAACAGCATGTTTACTTCTGGCGGTGTAAAACGTTTAGGAATTCCCGAATTAAAAATGGCCGATGGACCGTTAGGAGTTCGTGAAGAAATTTCTCGTGACAATTGGGCTCCGGCAGGATTGACAAATGATTTTGCAACGTATTATCCTGCAGGCGGAGGTTTAGCCGCAACATGGAATGCTGAAATGGCGTATACTTTTGGAAATAGTGTTGGACAAGAATTACGTGCTCGTGATAAAGATATGTTGCTTTCGCCGGCAATTAATATGGTAAGAACTCCACTTGGCGGACGTACTTATGAATATATGTCTGAAGATCCGTTTTTAAATAAAAAAATTGCAGTGCCGTTAATTGTTGGTTTACAAGACAATGATGTTATGGCTTGCGTAAAACACTTTGCAGCTAACAATCAGGAAACAAATCGTGATTTTGTAGACGTTCAAATTGATGAACGTACACTTCGTGAAATTTATTTACCGGCATTCGAAGCATCGATAAAAGAAGCTCATGCATATGCAGTAATGGGCGCTTATAACAAATTTAGAGGCGAATATTTATGTGAAAACGATTACATGCTAAATAAAGTTCTTCGTGACGAATGGGGATTTAAAGGCGTTGTAGTTTCAGATTGGGCTGCGGTTCATTCTACAGTAAAATCTCTGGAAAGTGGTTTGGATATCGAAATGGGAACTCCAAAACCATTCAACGAATTTTTCCTTGCCGATAAATTAATCGCTGCTGCTAAAAACAAAGAAATTTCAGAAGCAGAAATTAATTTACATGTAAAAAGAATTTTACGCACTTTATTTCAGGTAAAAGCAATGGGAAGCCAAAGCAAAGACCGTGTAAAAGGAAGTATTTCGACAGAAGCACATTATCAGGATGCGTATAAAATTGCAGCTGAAGATATCGTTTTATTGAAAAACGAAAACAATGCATTGCCATTAAAACTAGACGGAGTAAAATCAATTGCAGTAATTGGAAATAATGCAACTAAGAAAAATGCGCTTGGCGGATTTGGTGCAGGTGTAAAAACCAAAAGAGAAATTACGCCACTTGAAGGTTTAAAAAACAGATTACCATCATCGATAAAAATCAATTATGCTGAAGGATATTTAGAGCGTTACGATGTTAAGAACAAAGGAAAATTAGGAGATATAACTTTAAATGGTCCGGTAACAATCGATCAATTAGATCCTGCAAAAGTATTAGAAGCTGTAGAAGCAGCTAAAAAATCAGATGTTGCGATTATTTTTGCAGGTTCAAACCGTGATTATGAAACAGAAGCTTCTGATAGAAGAAACTTGAAATTACCGTTTGGACAAGAAGAATTAATTCAGAAAGTATTGGCCGTAAATCCAAGAACAATTGTAGTTATGATTGCCGGAGCGCCTTTTGATATTGATGCGGTAAGTAAAAAAACTTCAGCATTAGTATGGAGTTGGTTTAATGGTTCAGAAGGCGGAAATGCTTTAGCCGATGTAATTCTTGGAAAAGTAAATCCATCAGGAAAATTACCTTGGACAATGCCAAAAAACATTATGGATTCTCCTGCACATGCAACAAACAGTTTCCCTGGAGGAAAAACAGTAAACTATGCCGAAGGAATTTTGATCGGATACCGTTGGTTTGACACCAAAAACATTACGCCATTATATCCTTTTGGATACGGATTATCATACACGACTTTTGCTTTTGATAATGCTAAAGCTGATAAAACTTCATACGCACAAAACGAAACAATTTCAGTTTCTGTAGACGTTAAAAACACAGGAAAAGTTGATGGAAAAGAAGTAGTTCAATTGTACACTTCAAAATCAGATTCAAAAATAACACGTGCTGCACAAGAACTAAAAGGATTCCAAAAAACATTGGTAAAAGCAGGAAGTTCAAATACAGTAACGATCAAAATTCCGGTAAAAGAATTAGCGTATTACGATGTAACGGCTAAAAAATGGACAATTGAACCAGGAAAATACACGTTGAAATTAGGAAATTCTTCAAGAGATATTAAAAAAGAAATCTCAGTAACAATCAAGTAA
- a CDS encoding cellulase family glycosylhydrolase: protein MKTILNNYVLSTLLCLCFFSLLACSSEKDTEDTKSANKTLTVDTNKIDIVNKGGDAVVKVAATVNAWTITSSNTSWLQLSQSAGVTGTVIVKITASENTAAEARTATLTLSSPEAASIQISVSQAGGAPVAGLYPSYNTNPIAADNSGMSSSAVELAAKIKLGWNIGNTMEATGSETAWGNPKVTKALIDAVKANGFNAIRIPCSWNQYLENSATAKIKTDWLDRVKEVVQYCVDNNMYVVVNIHWDGGWLENNITEAKKVENNAKQKAFWEQIATHLRGFDEHLLFASANEPAVEDATQMAVLTSYHQTFIDAVRSTGGKNAFRTLVIQGPTTDIEKTNKLMTVLPTDTATSRMMVEVHYYAPWNFAGLTKDESWGKMFYYWGANYHSTTDLDRNPTYGEEADLEKNFKLMKAQFVDKGIPVLLGEFGAIRRTTLTGDALTLHLNSRAYYLKTVVKTARANGLLPFYWDEGSLGDNGFGIFKRSDNTVFDTQALNALIEGLQ from the coding sequence ATGAAAACTATTTTAAATAACTATGTGCTTAGTACACTTTTATGTTTGTGCTTTTTTAGCCTTTTGGCCTGTAGTTCTGAAAAAGATACAGAAGACACAAAGTCAGCCAATAAAACGCTGACTGTAGATACTAATAAAATTGATATTGTAAACAAAGGCGGTGATGCAGTTGTCAAAGTCGCTGCAACTGTTAATGCCTGGACAATTACGAGTTCTAATACAAGTTGGTTACAATTAAGCCAATCTGCTGGAGTTACAGGAACAGTAATCGTAAAAATAACAGCTTCTGAGAATACAGCTGCCGAAGCAAGAACTGCTACTTTGACATTAAGTTCGCCTGAAGCTGCATCAATTCAAATTTCTGTTTCACAAGCGGGCGGAGCTCCAGTTGCAGGTTTGTATCCAAGTTATAATACAAATCCAATTGCTGCTGATAATTCAGGAATGTCAAGTTCTGCTGTAGAATTAGCTGCAAAAATAAAACTAGGATGGAACATCGGTAATACAATGGAAGCAACCGGAAGCGAAACTGCGTGGGGAAATCCAAAAGTTACAAAAGCATTGATTGACGCTGTTAAAGCAAACGGATTTAATGCCATTAGAATTCCGTGTTCATGGAATCAATATTTAGAAAATTCGGCTACAGCCAAAATTAAAACCGATTGGTTGGACAGAGTAAAAGAAGTTGTTCAGTATTGTGTAGACAATAATATGTATGTAGTTGTAAATATCCACTGGGATGGCGGATGGTTAGAAAACAACATTACCGAAGCTAAAAAAGTAGAAAATAATGCGAAACAAAAAGCTTTTTGGGAACAAATTGCAACACATTTAAGAGGTTTCGACGAACATTTACTTTTTGCAAGTGCAAACGAGCCAGCAGTTGAAGACGCTACACAAATGGCAGTTTTAACTTCATATCACCAAACATTTATTGATGCTGTTCGTTCAACCGGAGGTAAAAATGCTTTCAGAACATTAGTAATTCAGGGACCAACAACAGACATCGAAAAAACAAATAAATTAATGACAGTTTTGCCAACTGATACAGCAACAAGCCGTATGATGGTCGAAGTACATTATTATGCTCCGTGGAATTTTGCGGGATTAACAAAAGACGAATCATGGGGAAAAATGTTCTACTATTGGGGAGCAAATTACCATTCAACAACAGACCTTGACAGAAACCCAACTTATGGAGAAGAAGCAGATTTAGAGAAAAACTTTAAATTAATGAAAGCGCAATTTGTAGACAAAGGGATTCCTGTTTTGTTAGGAGAGTTTGGTGCAATTCGTCGTACAACTTTAACGGGTGATGCATTGACATTACACCTAAATTCAAGAGCATATTATTTAAAAACGGTAGTAAAAACAGCAAGAGCAAATGGTTTATTACCTTTTTATTGGGATGAAGGAAGTCTTGGTGATAACGGTTTTGGAATCTTTAAAAGAAGTGATAACACCGTTTTCGATACTCAGGCATTAAATGCATTGATCGAAGGATTACAGTAA
- a CDS encoding sialate O-acetylesterase, translated as MKKIIFLFLLFGSIANANVKMPLLFSDGMVLQRNKEIPVWGWADANEKVEVHFNKQIKTIQADKNGKWMLKLSAEKAGGPFELIIIGKNKITIKDVLVGEVWICSGQSNMEFQMYKNLDSEKEMADADYPMIRHFGVAQDLSGLPKEDLKAGKWLVANKENVRDFTAVGFFFAKKLYAELKIPIGIINTSWGGTCVETWTSREAFQKSDDFKTMIADVPTLNMDSISKLYALRMRERVEKIQGTEVSTANEISFKETAFNDKSWGELNTPSLWENQPLGDLDGVVWMRKTITLSAEEIKNKAILSLAKIDDEDITYVNGIEVGKNTQWDAKRVYEVPANVLKEGTNVIAVRIVDNSGGGGIYGDSADLKLTLGSKIIPLDGKWKYKVIVVKTSLSPNSYPSLLYNAMVNPLIPYAIEGVLWYQGEANVWRAKQYKKAFPLMINDWRTKWKQGNFPFYFVQLSTFNEFNGNSKVGSRWAELREAQLETLKLPNTGMAVTTDIGNAKDIHPTNKKDVGLRLAAIALNNVYGKKQVYSGPTFKAQEIKGNQIILTFENIGSGLSTSDNTENVKGFEIAGADKVFHSAKAIIKDNKIIVSSDDVKNPVAVHYGWADDDTEINLYNKEKFPASPFRTDNWEMITANETYKVSK; from the coding sequence ATGAAAAAAATAATCTTTCTTTTTTTACTATTCGGTAGCATTGCAAACGCAAATGTAAAAATGCCTTTGCTTTTTTCTGACGGAATGGTTTTGCAGCGCAACAAAGAAATTCCGGTTTGGGGTTGGGCTGATGCCAATGAAAAAGTAGAAGTTCATTTTAACAAACAAATCAAAACAATTCAAGCCGATAAAAACGGAAAATGGATGCTTAAACTTTCTGCCGAAAAAGCCGGAGGACCATTTGAATTAATTATTATCGGAAAAAATAAAATTACCATAAAAGATGTTTTGGTTGGAGAAGTCTGGATTTGCAGCGGACAATCAAACATGGAATTTCAGATGTATAAAAACTTGGATTCTGAAAAAGAAATGGCTGATGCCGATTATCCAATGATTCGTCATTTTGGAGTTGCACAAGATTTAAGCGGATTACCAAAAGAAGATTTAAAAGCAGGAAAATGGTTAGTTGCCAACAAAGAAAACGTGCGTGATTTTACAGCAGTCGGTTTCTTTTTTGCCAAGAAATTATATGCTGAATTAAAAATTCCAATTGGAATCATCAACACATCTTGGGGCGGAACCTGTGTAGAAACCTGGACAAGCCGTGAAGCATTTCAAAAAAGTGATGATTTTAAAACAATGATTGCCGATGTTCCAACTTTGAATATGGATTCTATTTCGAAATTATATGCTTTGAGAATGCGCGAAAGAGTCGAGAAAATTCAGGGAACAGAAGTAAGTACAGCCAATGAAATTAGTTTTAAAGAAACAGCATTTAATGATAAAAGTTGGGGAGAATTAAATACCCCAAGTTTATGGGAAAATCAGCCTTTGGGAGATTTAGATGGCGTGGTTTGGATGCGAAAAACCATCACACTTTCAGCAGAAGAAATTAAGAACAAAGCGATATTAAGTCTTGCAAAAATCGACGATGAAGACATTACTTATGTCAACGGAATCGAAGTTGGTAAAAATACCCAATGGGACGCAAAACGTGTTTACGAAGTTCCCGCAAACGTATTAAAAGAAGGTACAAATGTTATTGCCGTTAGAATCGTAGACAACAGCGGCGGTGGCGGAATCTACGGTGATTCAGCAGATTTAAAATTAACTTTAGGAAGCAAAATCATTCCGCTTGACGGAAAATGGAAATACAAAGTTATCGTTGTAAAAACATCATTATCACCAAACAGTTATCCATCGTTATTATACAATGCAATGGTAAATCCGTTGATTCCGTATGCTATCGAAGGCGTTTTGTGGTATCAGGGCGAAGCCAATGTTTGGAGAGCAAAACAATATAAAAAAGCATTCCCGTTGATGATAAACGATTGGAGAACAAAATGGAAACAAGGTAATTTTCCGTTCTATTTTGTACAATTATCGACTTTCAATGAATTCAATGGCAATAGCAAAGTAGGAAGTCGTTGGGCAGAACTTCGTGAAGCACAACTTGAAACTTTAAAATTACCAAATACCGGAATGGCTGTAACGACAGATATTGGTAATGCAAAAGACATTCATCCAACCAATAAAAAAGATGTTGGTTTGCGTTTGGCGGCAATTGCCTTGAATAATGTTTACGGCAAAAAACAAGTTTACAGCGGACCAACTTTTAAAGCACAGGAAATAAAAGGAAACCAAATCATTCTGACTTTCGAGAATATTGGTTCGGGATTATCAACTTCAGATAATACCGAAAACGTAAAAGGATTCGAAATTGCTGGAGCAGACAAAGTTTTTCATTCCGCGAAAGCGATAATCAAAGACAATAAAATAATAGTTTCAAGTGACGACGTAAAAAATCCGGTAGCCGTTCATTATGGTTGGGCAGACGATGATACAGAGATCAATTTGTATAACAAAGAAAAATTTCCTGCGTCGCCTTTCAGAACCGATAATTGGGAAATGATTACGGCAAACGAAACTTACAAAGTCAGTAAATAA
- a CDS encoding family 43 glycosylhydrolase has translation MKKCILLLIFFITFFSNAQQQKAKVGDDSYQNPIFAGDYPDPSIIRDGEDYYIVHSSFNYYPGLLIWTSKDLVNWKPVTHALKKSVGSVWAPDLVKFDNKFYIYFPANETNYVVSADNINGPWSDPIDLKIGNIDPGHFTDDKGNRYLYFSNGDYVPLSKDGLSVSGASKHVYDGWKIPSEWSIECFCMEGPKVLKRGDYYYLTVAEGGTAGPATSHMVISARSKSPLGPWENSPYNPILRTNDSSEKWWSKGHATLIDDVNGKWWMVFHGYENGYYNMGRQTLLQPVEWTNDGWFKSPKNIKTNEPIKKPAGKTIKSNFTLSDTFSGTELQPQWQFFDHFDDQRFKLTPNGIQIKGKGNGIGNSSPLLCTPSDHSYSAQVEVEIEGNATAGLILFYDNKLYTGIAADKENVLAILRSWQFPTLKGINKTHLFLRLEKKEQLVNMFYSLDGKEWIKIENSAEVSSFNHNVLSGFMSLRLGLSSVGEGQVTFKNFVYKGIN, from the coding sequence ATGAAAAAATGCATTCTCTTATTGATATTTTTCATTACGTTTTTCAGTAATGCACAGCAACAAAAAGCAAAAGTTGGCGATGATTCGTATCAAAATCCAATATTTGCAGGAGATTATCCCGATCCATCGATTATTAGAGACGGCGAAGATTACTATATCGTACATTCTTCGTTCAACTATTATCCGGGATTATTGATCTGGACATCAAAAGATTTGGTCAATTGGAAACCCGTAACACATGCACTTAAAAAAAGTGTTGGTTCAGTTTGGGCGCCGGATTTGGTGAAATTCGACAATAAATTTTACATTTATTTTCCGGCAAATGAAACCAATTATGTAGTATCGGCAGACAATATCAACGGACCTTGGAGCGATCCAATCGATTTAAAAATTGGCAATATCGATCCCGGACATTTTACAGACGACAAAGGCAATCGCTATTTATATTTTAGTAATGGTGATTATGTGCCATTGTCAAAAGACGGACTTTCAGTTTCCGGAGCAAGCAAACATGTATACGATGGTTGGAAAATTCCATCAGAATGGTCGATAGAATGTTTTTGTATGGAAGGGCCAAAAGTGCTCAAACGTGGAGATTACTATTATTTAACCGTTGCCGAAGGCGGAACTGCTGGACCGGCAACAAGTCATATGGTTATTTCGGCAAGATCAAAATCGCCATTAGGACCTTGGGAAAACTCACCTTACAATCCCATTTTAAGAACAAATGACAGTTCAGAGAAATGGTGGTCAAAAGGACACGCAACATTAATCGATGATGTAAACGGAAAATGGTGGATGGTTTTTCACGGTTACGAAAATGGATATTACAACATGGGACGCCAAACCCTTTTGCAACCTGTAGAATGGACAAACGATGGTTGGTTTAAAAGCCCAAAAAACATCAAAACCAATGAACCAATAAAAAAACCGGCAGGAAAAACGATCAAAAGTAATTTTACGCTTTCGGATACTTTTTCAGGAACAGAATTACAACCACAATGGCAGTTTTTTGACCATTTTGACGATCAAAGATTTAAGCTAACTCCAAACGGAATTCAGATAAAAGGTAAAGGAAACGGAATTGGCAACAGTTCGCCACTTTTATGCACGCCTTCGGATCATTCTTATTCGGCTCAAGTTGAGGTTGAAATAGAAGGCAATGCCACGGCAGGATTAATTCTGTTTTACGACAATAAGCTTTATACCGGAATTGCTGCCGATAAAGAAAATGTTTTAGCCATTTTACGATCATGGCAATTTCCTACTCTAAAAGGTATCAATAAAACCCATTTATTCTTGCGCCTCGAAAAGAAAGAACAACTCGTAAATATGTTTTACAGCCTTGACGGAAAAGAATGGATTAAGATCGAAAACTCAGCCGAAGTTTCGTCGTTTAATCATAACGTATTAAGTGGTTTTATGAGTCTTCGATTAGGACTTTCTTCCGTTGGCGAAGGTCAGGTTACGTTCAAAAATTTCGTTTACAAAGGCATAAATTAA